A genome region from Chitinivibrionia bacterium includes the following:
- a CDS encoding flippase-like domain-containing protein, with product MRNRENIGDNVSNNAGENISDNAVRAGLKPALTRYIFGALIIIALIFIVLKFPDFRHGFLESITKIPLWSIVLLAGIQIITQLLLNFQWVKIAANTDVRVSFGKMLYINSQAEIVHSIPAGYVGSELTRFAKMAGIDGCSKSQAAAVVAAQKIFSLSALFFICIMVFGFTVSEIPQLKENLHTGIFGILLAIALLFACVFFMPKRIKAHFAKIKPKTFVPFFLLSVLIWLIYPLKMYILAAQINPDVGLFAISAMAFISYMVALLPIFPAGLGGFELTMTGLLSLPFIGFAPSEALALTIIFRFITFWFVLLLSIVYIGIYKGIGGYAKTKNN from the coding sequence GTGAGAAATCGCGAGAACATCGGCGACAACGTCAGCAACAACGCAGGCGAAAATATCAGCGACAACGCGGTAAGGGCAGGTTTGAAACCTGCCCTTACAAGATACATTTTCGGTGCGCTAATAATCATTGCGCTGATATTTATTGTATTAAAATTTCCCGATTTTCGCCACGGTTTTTTGGAAAGCATAACAAAAATCCCGCTTTGGTCTATAGTTTTGCTTGCGGGAATTCAGATAATAACGCAACTTTTGCTTAATTTCCAGTGGGTTAAAATTGCCGCAAATACCGATGTGCGCGTAAGTTTCGGCAAAATGCTTTATATAAACAGTCAAGCCGAAATTGTGCACAGTATTCCCGCGGGATACGTGGGGAGCGAACTTACGCGTTTTGCCAAAATGGCGGGTATCGACGGTTGCTCAAAATCGCAGGCGGCGGCTGTGGTTGCGGCGCAAAAAATCTTCAGTTTGAGCGCGTTGTTTTTTATTTGTATTATGGTATTCGGTTTTACCGTTAGTGAAATTCCGCAGTTAAAAGAAAATTTACACACGGGGATTTTCGGAATATTGCTTGCTATTGCCCTGCTTTTTGCCTGCGTTTTTTTTATGCCCAAGCGAATAAAAGCGCATTTCGCAAAAATAAAACCTAAGACATTTGTCCCGTTTTTCTTGCTTTCTGTTCTGATATGGTTAATTTATCCGCTGAAAATGTATATATTGGCGGCGCAAATAAATCCCGACGTCGGCTTGTTTGCAATATCAGCGATGGCTTTTATTTCGTATATGGTTGCGCTTTTGCCGATTTTCCCCGCGGGTTTAGGCGGCTTTGAACTGACGATGACGGGACTTCTTTCGCTTCCGTTTATCGGATTTGCACCGAGCGAGGCGTTGGCTCTTACGATAATTTTTCGTTTCATCACCTTTTGGTTTGTTCTTTTATTAAGCATTGTCTATATCGGAATTTACAAAGGGATTGGCGGTTATGCTAAAACAAAAAATAATTAA
- the dxs gene encoding 1-deoxy-D-xylulose-5-phosphate synthase, translated as MNLLESVNSPSDLKKIPVADLAKLAQEIRDFLIDSVSRTGGHIGPSLGVVELTIALHYIYNSPIDKIVWDVGHQAYAHKLLTGRRDRFETLRKYGGLSGFPHTTESPHDAITTGHASTSISAALGLAKARDLQKMNGEVVAIIGDGSLTGGLAFEGLNNLGHSKTRMCVILNDNEMAIANNVGALSKYLTRIITDKKYNALKAGVWNKLENFSGEFGKKMQATIQKLTKSAKQVITPGRLFEDLGLRYIGPVDGHNFDELLPVLRYAHEQNREPLLIHVLTQKGKGYTPAETDKEKFHGLGAFDKDTGKTQSSAGASWSNVFGAEMIKLAEKDDKIVAITAAMSDGTGLSEFGEKFPERFVDVGIAEAHATTFAAGLALNGIKPVVALYSSFLQRAFDQVIHDIALDNLHVVFTVDRAGLVGADGATHHGAFDLSFLRCIPNVVILTPATASDLRFMLKYALNDLKCPVFIRYPRGIALDDGIKNDKFVEMVEYKSGKSVCILVAGHFLETAMTAAKILDKSGVSASVISIKQIKPLSEELYSAILKKFDYIVLCEENSIIGGYCSAVLEISEKLLEEKKVAKAPKFIRVAYPDCFVGQGSVSELANDLNMSAEQVAEKVIAAMKG; from the coding sequence TTGAACTTGTTGGAAAGCGTAAATTCGCCGTCAGACTTAAAAAAAATTCCCGTTGCAGACCTTGCGAAACTCGCACAGGAAATAAGGGACTTTCTTATAGATTCCGTAAGTAGAACAGGCGGACATATCGGTCCGTCGCTCGGAGTTGTCGAGCTAACGATTGCTCTGCATTACATTTACAATTCACCGATAGACAAAATCGTGTGGGACGTCGGACACCAAGCATACGCGCACAAATTATTGACGGGACGAAGAGACAGATTTGAAACTCTCCGAAAATACGGCGGACTCAGCGGCTTTCCTCACACAACAGAAAGTCCGCACGACGCGATAACCACAGGACACGCGTCAACTTCAATTTCGGCGGCTTTAGGACTTGCCAAAGCGCGTGATTTGCAAAAAATGAACGGCGAAGTGGTCGCGATAATCGGCGACGGCTCTCTTACGGGCGGACTTGCTTTTGAAGGGCTTAACAACCTCGGGCATTCCAAAACGCGGATGTGCGTAATCCTCAACGACAACGAAATGGCTATAGCAAACAACGTCGGTGCGCTTTCAAAATATCTTACCCGAATTATAACCGACAAAAAATACAATGCACTTAAAGCGGGCGTTTGGAACAAACTGGAAAATTTTTCGGGTGAGTTCGGCAAAAAAATGCAAGCGACCATACAAAAACTGACAAAATCGGCGAAGCAGGTAATAACCCCCGGACGACTTTTTGAGGATTTGGGTTTGCGCTATATCGGTCCCGTGGACGGGCATAATTTTGACGAATTGCTTCCTGTTTTAAGGTACGCGCACGAGCAAAACAGAGAACCGCTTTTAATTCACGTTTTAACTCAAAAGGGCAAGGGATATACTCCTGCCGAAACCGACAAGGAGAAATTTCACGGACTTGGCGCGTTCGACAAAGATACGGGCAAAACGCAATCTTCGGCAGGAGCTTCGTGGAGCAATGTTTTCGGTGCGGAAATGATAAAATTAGCCGAGAAAGACGATAAAATCGTGGCAATAACGGCGGCAATGTCCGACGGAACGGGATTGAGCGAGTTCGGCGAAAAATTTCCAGAAAGATTTGTAGATGTGGGAATTGCCGAAGCGCACGCGACAACTTTTGCCGCGGGGCTTGCACTAAACGGAATAAAGCCCGTTGTAGCGCTCTATTCTTCCTTTTTGCAGAGGGCTTTCGACCAAGTAATTCACGACATCGCACTCGATAATCTTCATGTTGTCTTTACGGTGGACAGAGCAGGGCTTGTCGGAGCGGACGGAGCAACTCATCACGGCGCGTTCGATTTATCGTTTTTGCGTTGCATTCCGAATGTGGTAATTTTGACCCCGGCAACAGCCTCTGACCTCAGATTTATGTTAAAATATGCGCTGAACGACCTTAAATGTCCAGTATTTATTCGCTATCCGAGAGGAATTGCACTCGACGACGGTATTAAAAATGACAAATTTGTGGAAATGGTTGAATATAAAAGCGGAAAAAGTGTTTGTATATTGGTAGCAGGTCATTTTTTGGAAACAGCGATGACTGCGGCTAAAATCCTTGATAAGAGCGGAGTTTCGGCAAGTGTGATTTCCATAAAACAAATAAAACCACTCTCCGAAGAATTATATTCGGCAATTTTGAAAAAGTTTGATTATATTGTACTGTGTGAAGAAAATTCGATAATCGGGGGATATTGCTCGGCAGTTTTGGAAATAAGCGAAAAATTGCTCGAAGAAAAGAAGGTAGCAAAAGCGCCTAAATTTATCAGAGTGGCTTATCCCGATTGCTTTGTCGGGCAGGGAAGTGTCTCGGAGTTGGCGAATGACCTGAATATGTCCGCGGAGCAAGTTGCAGAAAAAGTAATTGCCGCTATGAAAGGGTAA
- a CDS encoding ferrous iron transporter B codes for MSNSKKQKGRHCAKTNKRILLVGNPNVGKSVFFSELTGIKVVSSNYAGTTVNYMEGALKANSAYTLIDVPGTYSLSPTSQAEAVATDLVKKGADAIVCVLDATNLERNLCLALELQQCEIPMIFALNMVDVAERNGIKISSKLLEQELGAPVIMTVAVKKQGLKDVEEELKKLFKETDETDVACGHCSTCPSNVQCNRGVAIWSSAKEITNKVSKKDKLKPSFIDKLGEAMVNPFPGLPIAFLVLLALVGVVRFGGGGLRVPLIALTDGVIIPFFRNLFENIFAFFAGDGGNLSYRFLYYDGGFQTGLRMFTDGAWHTVVDGGYAAVCGFACVLLNVLVGEYGIFVISFQWIIALILPYVFAFYLGISFLEDSGYLPRVSVLFDNIMRKLGVQGGSLIHAFLALGCAVPAIMGSRAATTEKERLVIATVICVAIPCISQIGALIALMSAFSWWMMPLMFLFAIFLLVITALIASKIIKGKVDALIIEVPNLLLPEPKAYFRKLKIRMKHFMLDAEVPMLIAVFLAALLAGTGVIGVIADNPQVQSVVSGWLGMPKEAVISLILGIVRREMSVAPLLALNLTHLQAFVAGVVSLMYLPCLSVIGILAKEFKVKFAVIIFFSTVLSAIFVGGLINQIVRLIFGVE; via the coding sequence GCGCGCTTAAAGCAAATTCCGCATACACGCTTATAGACGTGCCGGGGACGTATTCTTTGTCGCCGACCTCCCAAGCGGAAGCCGTGGCGACCGATTTGGTAAAAAAAGGCGCGGATGCTATTGTCTGCGTTTTGGACGCGACCAATCTCGAGCGAAATTTATGCCTCGCTTTAGAATTGCAACAGTGCGAAATTCCTATGATTTTTGCGCTTAATATGGTGGACGTTGCCGAGAGAAACGGCATAAAAATAAGCTCAAAATTGCTCGAACAGGAACTCGGCGCGCCCGTTATTATGACAGTCGCCGTAAAAAAACAGGGGCTGAAAGATGTCGAAGAAGAACTGAAAAAACTCTTTAAGGAAACGGACGAGACGGACGTTGCCTGCGGTCATTGCTCTACTTGCCCGTCAAATGTTCAGTGCAATCGCGGCGTGGCTATATGGTCGAGCGCCAAAGAAATTACCAACAAAGTGAGCAAAAAAGACAAACTTAAACCTTCGTTTATCGATAAACTCGGCGAGGCAATGGTAAATCCGTTTCCGGGGCTTCCTATTGCGTTCTTGGTTTTGTTGGCTCTTGTCGGCGTGGTGCGGTTTGGCGGCGGCGGATTGCGCGTGCCTCTTATTGCGCTTACGGACGGCGTAATTATCCCGTTTTTCAGAAACCTGTTCGAGAACATTTTCGCCTTTTTTGCAGGAGACGGCGGCAATTTGAGCTATCGTTTTCTGTATTACGACGGCGGATTTCAGACGGGACTTCGTATGTTTACCGACGGCGCTTGGCACACGGTTGTCGATGGCGGTTATGCGGCGGTCTGCGGTTTTGCCTGCGTGCTTTTAAACGTTTTAGTCGGCGAATACGGCATTTTTGTAATAAGTTTTCAATGGATAATCGCGCTTATTTTGCCATACGTTTTTGCGTTTTATCTGGGTATTTCGTTTTTGGAGGACTCGGGATATTTGCCTCGGGTAAGCGTTTTATTCGACAATATTATGCGTAAACTCGGCGTTCAGGGCGGCAGTTTAATACACGCGTTTTTGGCGCTTGGCTGCGCTGTTCCCGCTATTATGGGAAGCCGCGCGGCGACAACCGAAAAAGAGCGTTTGGTGATTGCGACCGTTATCTGCGTTGCCATTCCGTGCATTTCGCAAATCGGCGCGCTTATCGCTTTAATGTCCGCGTTTTCGTGGTGGATGATGCCTCTGATGTTCTTGTTTGCAATATTTTTGCTCGTCATAACGGCTCTTATCGCAAGCAAAATAATAAAAGGAAAAGTGGACGCGCTTATTATTGAAGTCCCCAATCTTTTGCTTCCCGAGCCGAAAGCGTATTTCAGAAAACTGAAAATTCGTATGAAACATTTTATGCTCGACGCGGAAGTTCCTATGCTTATAGCGGTGTTCTTGGCGGCTCTTCTTGCGGGAACGGGAGTTATAGGCGTTATTGCGGACAATCCGCAAGTGCAAAGCGTTGTAAGCGGCTGGCTCGGAATGCCTAAAGAAGCGGTAATATCTTTAATTCTGGGAATTGTGCGCCGCGAAATGTCGGTTGCGCCTCTGCTTGCTCTAAATCTCACGCATTTGCAGGCGTTTGTGGCGGGAGTGGTTTCGCTTATGTATCTGCCCTGCCTTTCGGTAATAGGAATTTTGGCTAAAGAATTTAAGGTTAAATTTGCGGTAATTATTTTCTTTTCAACCGTTCTTTCGGCAATTTTTGTAGGCGGACTTATAAATCAAATTGTGCGCTTAATTTTTGGCGTTGAGTAA
- a CDS encoding CDP-alcohol phosphatidyltransferase family protein has protein sequence MLKQKIIKNIPNALTTLNFLAGFTAIVLSHHSEFPNLAITVAAIIIFGGIIDFFDGFLARRLNVESDFGKQLDSFADLTTFGIAPVCFAHAIFGLPLPIILSTGIFVVAGIFRLARYNTGDFKKHFLGLPITVAGILLAVHCASFSFWANELNSDVSLAITTVFIVLLSVMMVSNVKVNRVWE, from the coding sequence ATGCTAAAACAAAAAATAATTAAAAATATTCCGAACGCCCTTACAACGCTTAATTTTTTGGCGGGTTTTACGGCAATCGTGCTTTCGCATCACAGCGAATTTCCGAATTTAGCAATCACGGTTGCCGCGATAATAATATTTGGCGGCATAATAGATTTTTTCGACGGTTTTTTAGCGCGCCGCCTTAACGTAGAAAGCGATTTCGGCAAGCAATTAGACTCTTTTGCCGATTTAACCACGTTCGGCATAGCTCCCGTATGCTTTGCCCACGCGATTTTTGGCTTACCTTTGCCGATAATTTTATCGACGGGAATTTTCGTCGTGGCGGGGATTTTTCGCCTTGCTCGATACAACACAGGCGACTTCAAAAAGCATTTTTTGGGGCTTCCCATAACCGTAGCGGGAATTTTACTTGCCGTGCACTGCGCCTCTTTTTCTTTTTGGGCGAATGAGCTTAATTCCGACGTAAGCCTTGCAATTACAACGGTTTTTATCGTTCTGTTGTCGGTGATGATGGTGAGTAATGTGAAAGTTAATCGGGTTTGGGAGTGA